Proteins from a single region of Punica granatum isolate Tunisia-2019 chromosome 8, ASM765513v2, whole genome shotgun sequence:
- the LOC116189515 gene encoding uncharacterized protein LOC116189515: protein MGSTACEEIKLSSEEIGVCTLSKDNSRAQSIISISSPALGSLDQEIDRRDSVGGLNGQTEFVNQGLLLWNQIRQQWVGSKKTERQSGLREPRISWNATYESLLGTNKPFRKPIPLFEMVDFLIDIWEEEGLYDQY from the exons ATGGGCTCAACAGCGTGTGAAGAAATCAAACTTTCTTCAGAGGAAATTGGTGTTTGTACCCTCTCCAAGGACAATAGCAGGGCCCAAAGCATAATAAGTATATCGTCACCTGCACTTGGCTCACTGGATCAGGAGATTGATCGTCGTGATAGTGTTGGTGGTTTGAACGGCCAGACCGAATTTGTAAATCAAG GTCTTCTTCTCTGGAACCAGATTAGGCAACAGTGGGTCGGAAGTAAAAAAACCGAGAGGCAGTCAGGTCTCCGAGAACCCAGAATAAG TTGGAATGCTACCTATGAGAGTCTACTTGGGACAAATAAACCTTTCCGGAAGCCGATTCCGCTCTTT GAAATGGTAGACTTTCTCATAGACATATGGGAAGAGGAAGGATTATACGATCAGTACTGA
- the LOC116189514 gene encoding RNA-dependent RNA polymerase 6 isoform X2 — MEWKACEKDSVVTQISIGGFDHHVRANDLLDFLEDEIGTVYRCRLKTSWTPPESYPDFSITNIGKIQLLDEYRKVEPHAFVHFAMPESAASAIADAKRGVLNMGGKPLKVSLGPESPFHMNQRRRTTTPFKFSDVTVEIGTLISPEEFWAAWRGPLSGVEFFVDPFDATCKFCFTRDTVFSFKDTSDCAVIKCDLKMEFLVRDINEIRQYADSSRLVILLQLASSPRLYYRTADDDIDVTVPFDLLDDDDPWIRTTDFTPSGAIGRCNCYRISISPRHGLKLQKAMTYLKERRVQEVCLRRTLNSSDEPNFGVPLDDVFFSVDHKEGISFEVLYLLSAVVHRNIFNQNQLSESLFDLLRARPKEVNLAALRHICSYKRPVFDAYKRLKLVQEWLLKNPKLVKSANQSDDVIAVGRVVITPTKAYCLPPEAELSNRVLRNYRPFENRFLRVTFMDEGLQTLNANVLNYYPAPILDRTSTFFNQKTTVFRRLKSIMTNGFYLCGRKYSFLAFSSNQLRDRSAWFFAEDADVNVLKIKKWMGKFNHNNVAKCAARMGQCFSSTYATVEVPPSQVNPELPDIERNGYCFSDGIGMITPDLAREVAEKLKLEVSSPSAYQIRYGGYKGVVACWPGKDDGIRLYLRKSMNKFMSEHTTLEICSWTRFQPGFLNRQIVTLLSTLKVPDEIFWKMQHRMITKLDQMLLDADVAFDVLMSSCAEHGNTAALMLSAGFRPQSEPHLRGMLTCVRAAQLWGLREKARIFVPDGRWLMGCFDELGVLEHGQCFIQVSRPALENCFVKHGSRFSETKNLQVVKGYVVVAKNPCLHPGDIRILEAVDAPALSHLYDCLVFPQNGERPHANEASGSDLDGDLYFVTWDENLIPPSKKSWTPMQYEPAEAKKLARGVTHEDIINFFVQHILNENLGAICNAHVVHADRSEQGALDENCLLLAEKAALAVDFPKTGKLVSMPPSLKPKLYPDFMGKEEFQTYKSKKILGRLYRQIKDAYDGDAVMGNESTCAPEEIPYDLSLEVPGSEYFIPEAWDKKCSYDGQLSGLLGQYKVTREEEIVTGHVWSMPKYSSRKQGELKERLKHSYSALRKEFRQVFETMSSGFEDLSEEERNKMFEQKASAWYQLGRSVRLVWGTLT, encoded by the exons atggaatGGAAAGCATGTGAGAAGGACTCGGTGGTGACGCAGATCAGTATCGGTGGGTTTGACCACCATGTGCGAGCTAACGATCTGCTTGACTTCTTGGAAGATGAAATTGGCACGGTTTACAGGTGTCGTCTGAAGACTTCCTGGACGCCTCCAGAATCTTATCCTGATTTTTCCATCACAAACATCGGGAAAATTCAGTTACTAGATGAGTACAGGAAGGTGGAACCTCATGCATTCGTTCATTTCGCAATGCCTGAGTCAGCAGCTTCTGCCATTGCTGATGCAAAGCGCGGGGTCCTAAATATGGGTGGCAAGCCCTTGAAGGTTAGCTTGGGGCCTGAAAGCCCGTTCCATATGAATCAGAGGAGGAGGACTACTACTCCTTTCAAGTTTTCTGATGTGACTGTTGAAATCGGAACCTTGATTAGCCCTGAAGAATTCTGGGCCGCTTGGAGAGGACCACTTTCTGGGGTCGAATTCTTCGTGGACCCATTCGATGCTACATGTAAATTCTGCTTCACGAGAGATACGGTCTTCTCTTTCAAGGACACATCCGATTGTGCAGTCATAAAGTGCGACCTGAAGATGGAATTTTTGGTCAGAGACATAAATGAAATCAGGCAGTATGCAGACTCTTCCCGTCTTGTGATTCTACTGCAGCTGGCCTCATCTCCTCGGCTTTATTACAGAACTGCTGACGATGATATTGATGTCACAGTGCCATTTGATTTattggatgatgatgatccTTGGATCAGAACAACTGATTTCACACCAAGTGGTGCCATCGGTCGGTGCAATTGTTATAGGATCTCGATTTCACCACGCCATGGACTGAAATTGCAGAAAGCCATGACTTATCTGAAGGAACGAAGGGTCCAAGAGGTTTGTCTTAGGAGAACCTTGAATAGCAGTGATGAGCCGAACTTTGGGGTTCCATTGGATGATGTATTCTTCTCTGTTGATCACAAGGAAGGAATAAGCTTCGAAGTCCTCTACTTGCTGAGTGCTGTTGTTCACAGGAACATATTCAACCAGAACCAGCTGTCAGAATCTCTATTTGATTTGCTGAGAGCTCGACCAAAAGAGGTGAATCTTGCTGCCCTGAGGCACATCTGCTCTTATAAAAGGCCTGTTTTTGATGCATACAAGAGGCTGAAACTTGTTCAAGAATGGCTTCTCAAGAACCCAAAGCTTGTAAAAAGTGCTAACCAGTCGGATGACGTCATTGCAGTCGGGAGGGTAGTTATTACCCCTACTAAGGCATATTGTCTTCCTCCGGAAGCGGAGCTCTCGAACCGGGTCCTCAGGAATTACAGGCCCTTTGAGAACCGGTTCTTGAGGGTAACCTTCATGGATGAAGGCTTGCAGACATTGAACGCTAATGTACTCAACTACTATCCTGCCCCCATATTGGACAGAACTTCGACCTTCTTCAACCAGAAGACGACAGTCTTCAGGAGGTTGAAGAGCATCATGACTAATGGGTTTTATCTATGTGGCCGCAAGTACTCATTCTTAGCGTTCTCGTCCAATCAGCTGAGGGATCGATCAGCCTGGTTCTTTGCTGAGGATGCGGATGTTAATGTgcttaagataaaaaaatggaTGGGCAAATTCAATCATAATAATGTTGCTAAATGTGCTGCAAGAATGGGTCAGTGCTTCTCATCGACTTATGCAACCGTGGAAGTTCCACCATCACAGGTGAATCCTGAACTTCCCGATATCGAAAGAAATGGTTATTGTTTCTCTGATGGTATCGGTATGATTACCCCTGATCTTGCAAGAGAAGTGGCTGAGAAACTGAAACTGGAAGTTAGCAGCCCTTCTGCTTATCAGATTAGATACGGGGGCTATAAAGGTGTGGTTGCTTGTTGGCCAGGCAAAGATGATGGCATTCGACTCTATCTGCGGAAGAGCATGAATAAATTTATGTCTGAACACACAACACTGGAAATATGTTCCTGGACGAGGTTCCAGCCCGGTTTTCTCAACAGGCAGATTGTGACTTTGCTTTCGACATTAAAGGTTCCCGATGAGATATTCTGGAAGATGCAGCACAGGATGATTACTAAGCTGGATCAGATGCTCTTGGACGCCGATGTTGCATTTGATGTTCTCATGTCTTCCTGTGCGGAGCATGGAAACACAGCTGCCTTAATGCTGAGTGCGGGCTTTCGGCCCCAGTCCGAGCCTCACCTTCGAGGCATGCTTACTTGTGTCAGAGCTGCACAACTCTGGGGCCTAAGGGAGAAGGCCCGAATCTTTGTTCCTGATGGGAGATGGCTTATGGGCTGTTTTGATGAACTTGGGGTACTCGAGCACGGCCAATGCTTTATTCAGGTCTCTAGGCCCGCCCTTGAGAATTGCTTTGTAAAGCATGGTTCAAGGTTCTCGGAAACGAAGAACTTGCAAGTGGTTAAAGGGTACGTTGTGGTTGCTAAGAATCCCTGCCTTCACCCTGGTGATATAAGGATTCTTGAAGCGGTAGATGCTCCTGCATTATCCCATTTGTATGATTGCCTTGTATTTCCTCAGAATGGGGAGAGACCTCATGCAAATGAGGCATCCGGCAGTGACCTTGATGGAGACCTTTATTTTGTTACATGGGATGAGAATCTCATTCCACCAAGCAAGAAGAGCTGGACTCCGATGCAGTATGAGCCTGCTGAAGCGAAAAAGCTCGCTCGTGGAGTTACTCATGAG GACATTATTAACTTCTTCGTCCAACACATTCTGAACGAGAACCTTGGCGCGATCTGCAACGCCCATGTGGTGCATGCAGACCGAAGTGAACAGGGCGCCTTGGATGAGAACTGCCTTCTACTGGCGGAGAAGGCTGCTCTCGCTGTTGACTTCCCAAAGACTGGAAAACTCGTTAGTATGCCTCCTAGCCTCAAACCTAAGCTGTACCCCGACTTCATGGGTAAGGAAGAGTTTCAGACTTACAAGTCGAAAAAGATTCTTGGGAGGCTCTACCGACAGATAAAGGATGCATATGATGGAGATGCCGTCATGGGTAATGAATCAACCTGTGCccccgaggagattccttatGATTTAAGTCTCGAGGTCCCAGGATCGGAGTACTTTATCCCCGAGGCATGGGATAAGAAGTGTTCTTATGATGGGCAGCTCAGTGGCCTCTTAGGGCAATACAAGGTGACCCGAGAGGAGGAGATAGTAACTGGACATGTCTGGTCCATGCCGAAGTACAGCAGCCGAAAGCAGGGGGAGCTGAAGGAGCGGCTCAAACATTCCTATTCTGCCTTAAGGAAGGAGTTTAGGCAAGTCTTCGAGACTATGTCCTCAGGCTTTGAGGACTTGagtgaagaagaaaggaacaAGATGTTTGAGCAGAAGGCATCTGCCTGGTACCAG CTAGGGAGAAGTGTTAGATTGGTTTGGGGAACCTTGACCTGA
- the LOC116189514 gene encoding RNA-dependent RNA polymerase 6 isoform X1, with amino-acid sequence MEWKACEKDSVVTQISIGGFDHHVRANDLLDFLEDEIGTVYRCRLKTSWTPPESYPDFSITNIGKIQLLDEYRKVEPHAFVHFAMPESAASAIADAKRGVLNMGGKPLKVSLGPESPFHMNQRRRTTTPFKFSDVTVEIGTLISPEEFWAAWRGPLSGVEFFVDPFDATCKFCFTRDTVFSFKDTSDCAVIKCDLKMEFLVRDINEIRQYADSSRLVILLQLASSPRLYYRTADDDIDVTVPFDLLDDDDPWIRTTDFTPSGAIGRCNCYRISISPRHGLKLQKAMTYLKERRVQEVCLRRTLNSSDEPNFGVPLDDVFFSVDHKEGISFEVLYLLSAVVHRNIFNQNQLSESLFDLLRARPKEVNLAALRHICSYKRPVFDAYKRLKLVQEWLLKNPKLVKSANQSDDVIAVGRVVITPTKAYCLPPEAELSNRVLRNYRPFENRFLRVTFMDEGLQTLNANVLNYYPAPILDRTSTFFNQKTTVFRRLKSIMTNGFYLCGRKYSFLAFSSNQLRDRSAWFFAEDADVNVLKIKKWMGKFNHNNVAKCAARMGQCFSSTYATVEVPPSQVNPELPDIERNGYCFSDGIGMITPDLAREVAEKLKLEVSSPSAYQIRYGGYKGVVACWPGKDDGIRLYLRKSMNKFMSEHTTLEICSWTRFQPGFLNRQIVTLLSTLKVPDEIFWKMQHRMITKLDQMLLDADVAFDVLMSSCAEHGNTAALMLSAGFRPQSEPHLRGMLTCVRAAQLWGLREKARIFVPDGRWLMGCFDELGVLEHGQCFIQVSRPALENCFVKHGSRFSETKNLQVVKGYVVVAKNPCLHPGDIRILEAVDAPALSHLYDCLVFPQNGERPHANEASGSDLDGDLYFVTWDENLIPPSKKSWTPMQYEPAEAKKLARGVTHEDIINFFVQHILNENLGAICNAHVVHADRSEQGALDENCLLLAEKAALAVDFPKTGKLVSMPPSLKPKLYPDFMGKEEFQTYKSKKILGRLYRQIKDAYDGDAVMGNESTCAPEEIPYDLSLEVPGSEYFIPEAWDKKCSYDGQLSGLLGQYKVTREEEIVTGHVWSMPKYSSRKQGELKERLKHSYSALRKEFRQVFETMSSGFEDLSEEERNKMFEQKASAWYQVSYHPKWVKKSLDLQEPEAEGGSPTVMLSFAWIAADYLARIKIRAREIQNVDLKKPVNSLAGYLADRV; translated from the exons atggaatGGAAAGCATGTGAGAAGGACTCGGTGGTGACGCAGATCAGTATCGGTGGGTTTGACCACCATGTGCGAGCTAACGATCTGCTTGACTTCTTGGAAGATGAAATTGGCACGGTTTACAGGTGTCGTCTGAAGACTTCCTGGACGCCTCCAGAATCTTATCCTGATTTTTCCATCACAAACATCGGGAAAATTCAGTTACTAGATGAGTACAGGAAGGTGGAACCTCATGCATTCGTTCATTTCGCAATGCCTGAGTCAGCAGCTTCTGCCATTGCTGATGCAAAGCGCGGGGTCCTAAATATGGGTGGCAAGCCCTTGAAGGTTAGCTTGGGGCCTGAAAGCCCGTTCCATATGAATCAGAGGAGGAGGACTACTACTCCTTTCAAGTTTTCTGATGTGACTGTTGAAATCGGAACCTTGATTAGCCCTGAAGAATTCTGGGCCGCTTGGAGAGGACCACTTTCTGGGGTCGAATTCTTCGTGGACCCATTCGATGCTACATGTAAATTCTGCTTCACGAGAGATACGGTCTTCTCTTTCAAGGACACATCCGATTGTGCAGTCATAAAGTGCGACCTGAAGATGGAATTTTTGGTCAGAGACATAAATGAAATCAGGCAGTATGCAGACTCTTCCCGTCTTGTGATTCTACTGCAGCTGGCCTCATCTCCTCGGCTTTATTACAGAACTGCTGACGATGATATTGATGTCACAGTGCCATTTGATTTattggatgatgatgatccTTGGATCAGAACAACTGATTTCACACCAAGTGGTGCCATCGGTCGGTGCAATTGTTATAGGATCTCGATTTCACCACGCCATGGACTGAAATTGCAGAAAGCCATGACTTATCTGAAGGAACGAAGGGTCCAAGAGGTTTGTCTTAGGAGAACCTTGAATAGCAGTGATGAGCCGAACTTTGGGGTTCCATTGGATGATGTATTCTTCTCTGTTGATCACAAGGAAGGAATAAGCTTCGAAGTCCTCTACTTGCTGAGTGCTGTTGTTCACAGGAACATATTCAACCAGAACCAGCTGTCAGAATCTCTATTTGATTTGCTGAGAGCTCGACCAAAAGAGGTGAATCTTGCTGCCCTGAGGCACATCTGCTCTTATAAAAGGCCTGTTTTTGATGCATACAAGAGGCTGAAACTTGTTCAAGAATGGCTTCTCAAGAACCCAAAGCTTGTAAAAAGTGCTAACCAGTCGGATGACGTCATTGCAGTCGGGAGGGTAGTTATTACCCCTACTAAGGCATATTGTCTTCCTCCGGAAGCGGAGCTCTCGAACCGGGTCCTCAGGAATTACAGGCCCTTTGAGAACCGGTTCTTGAGGGTAACCTTCATGGATGAAGGCTTGCAGACATTGAACGCTAATGTACTCAACTACTATCCTGCCCCCATATTGGACAGAACTTCGACCTTCTTCAACCAGAAGACGACAGTCTTCAGGAGGTTGAAGAGCATCATGACTAATGGGTTTTATCTATGTGGCCGCAAGTACTCATTCTTAGCGTTCTCGTCCAATCAGCTGAGGGATCGATCAGCCTGGTTCTTTGCTGAGGATGCGGATGTTAATGTgcttaagataaaaaaatggaTGGGCAAATTCAATCATAATAATGTTGCTAAATGTGCTGCAAGAATGGGTCAGTGCTTCTCATCGACTTATGCAACCGTGGAAGTTCCACCATCACAGGTGAATCCTGAACTTCCCGATATCGAAAGAAATGGTTATTGTTTCTCTGATGGTATCGGTATGATTACCCCTGATCTTGCAAGAGAAGTGGCTGAGAAACTGAAACTGGAAGTTAGCAGCCCTTCTGCTTATCAGATTAGATACGGGGGCTATAAAGGTGTGGTTGCTTGTTGGCCAGGCAAAGATGATGGCATTCGACTCTATCTGCGGAAGAGCATGAATAAATTTATGTCTGAACACACAACACTGGAAATATGTTCCTGGACGAGGTTCCAGCCCGGTTTTCTCAACAGGCAGATTGTGACTTTGCTTTCGACATTAAAGGTTCCCGATGAGATATTCTGGAAGATGCAGCACAGGATGATTACTAAGCTGGATCAGATGCTCTTGGACGCCGATGTTGCATTTGATGTTCTCATGTCTTCCTGTGCGGAGCATGGAAACACAGCTGCCTTAATGCTGAGTGCGGGCTTTCGGCCCCAGTCCGAGCCTCACCTTCGAGGCATGCTTACTTGTGTCAGAGCTGCACAACTCTGGGGCCTAAGGGAGAAGGCCCGAATCTTTGTTCCTGATGGGAGATGGCTTATGGGCTGTTTTGATGAACTTGGGGTACTCGAGCACGGCCAATGCTTTATTCAGGTCTCTAGGCCCGCCCTTGAGAATTGCTTTGTAAAGCATGGTTCAAGGTTCTCGGAAACGAAGAACTTGCAAGTGGTTAAAGGGTACGTTGTGGTTGCTAAGAATCCCTGCCTTCACCCTGGTGATATAAGGATTCTTGAAGCGGTAGATGCTCCTGCATTATCCCATTTGTATGATTGCCTTGTATTTCCTCAGAATGGGGAGAGACCTCATGCAAATGAGGCATCCGGCAGTGACCTTGATGGAGACCTTTATTTTGTTACATGGGATGAGAATCTCATTCCACCAAGCAAGAAGAGCTGGACTCCGATGCAGTATGAGCCTGCTGAAGCGAAAAAGCTCGCTCGTGGAGTTACTCATGAG GACATTATTAACTTCTTCGTCCAACACATTCTGAACGAGAACCTTGGCGCGATCTGCAACGCCCATGTGGTGCATGCAGACCGAAGTGAACAGGGCGCCTTGGATGAGAACTGCCTTCTACTGGCGGAGAAGGCTGCTCTCGCTGTTGACTTCCCAAAGACTGGAAAACTCGTTAGTATGCCTCCTAGCCTCAAACCTAAGCTGTACCCCGACTTCATGGGTAAGGAAGAGTTTCAGACTTACAAGTCGAAAAAGATTCTTGGGAGGCTCTACCGACAGATAAAGGATGCATATGATGGAGATGCCGTCATGGGTAATGAATCAACCTGTGCccccgaggagattccttatGATTTAAGTCTCGAGGTCCCAGGATCGGAGTACTTTATCCCCGAGGCATGGGATAAGAAGTGTTCTTATGATGGGCAGCTCAGTGGCCTCTTAGGGCAATACAAGGTGACCCGAGAGGAGGAGATAGTAACTGGACATGTCTGGTCCATGCCGAAGTACAGCAGCCGAAAGCAGGGGGAGCTGAAGGAGCGGCTCAAACATTCCTATTCTGCCTTAAGGAAGGAGTTTAGGCAAGTCTTCGAGACTATGTCCTCAGGCTTTGAGGACTTGagtgaagaagaaaggaacaAGATGTTTGAGCAGAAGGCATCTGCCTGGTACCAG GTCTCTTACCATCCCAAGTGGGTCAAGAAGTCACTAGATCTGCAGGAGCCTGAAGCCGAAGGAGGCAGCCCCACCGTGATGCTGAGTTTCGCTTGGATCGCAGCAGATTACCTTGCCCGCATCAAGATTCGGGCCCGAGAAATCCAGAATGTGGACTTAAAGAAGCCCGTGAACTCTCTGGCAGGCTACCTCGCAGATCGAGTGTGA
- the LOC116187546 gene encoding uncharacterized protein LOC116187546, producing MLLRTASTPSLRSSPEPDPAFRFPGTRPVSLTLSPAPPAKKILRTSSAEADSFKGLPLKPRKGPSTAEADAHFVVLAEEAEPGANAEKAPFLLSCSVGAVEERLALLVGGGEGNGGGGGGACGGGGGGGGWEWGGQGSESLDEHYQSLIKSYPGDALLLGNYARFLKDVRGDAEKAEDYCARAILAKQSNEPADGNVLSLYGDLIWKKHKDAPRARGFFDQALQSSPDDCYVLASYARFLWDSGEDDDDEEEDDEKKLHIDKQGTNKNDARKFPSATDNQNAAAAY from the exons ATGCTCCTGCGTACAGCCTCGACCCCGAGCCTGAGATCGTCGCCGGAACCGGATCCGGCTTTCCGGTTCCCGGGGACCCGACCTGTCTCTTTGACGCTCTCTCCGGCCCCTCCCGCCAAGAAAATCCTGAGGACATCATCCGCAGAAGCAGATTCATTCAAGGGGCTGCCTTTGAAGCCGAGGAAGGGCCCTTCCACGGCTGAGGCAGATGCGCATTTTGTGGTTCTGGCTGAGGAGGCGGAACCGGGTGCCAATGCCGAGAAGGCCCCGTTTCTGTTGAGCTGCTCAGTTGGGGCGGTGGAGGAGAGGCTGGCGTTGCTGGTGGGAGGCGGGGAGGGGAACGGcggtggaggtggtggtgcGTGCGGAGGAGGTGGCGGAGGAGGTGGTTGGGAATGGGGAGGGCAGGGGAGTGAGAGTTTGGATGAGCATTATCAGTCTCTCATCAAATCATATCCTGGGGATGCCCTGCTTCTCGGCAACTATGCTCGGTTCTTGAAAGAT GTGAGAGGAGATGCAGAGAAAGCGGAAGACTACTGCGCTAGGGCGATTCTTGCAAAGCAAAGCAACGAACCTGCAGACGGGAATGTTCTTTCTCTTTACGGGGACTTAATTTGGAAAAAACATAAGGATGCTCCTCGAGCTCGTGGCTTCTTTGACCAAGCCCTGCAATCTTCCCCGGATGACTG CTATGTTCTTGCTTCGTATGCCCGATTCCTGTGGGACTCCggagaagatgatgatgatgaagaagaggatgaTGAAAAGAAGCTGCATATTGATAAACAAGGAACTAACAAGAACGACGCACGCAAATTTCCTTCTGCAACTGACAATCAAAATGCAGCAGCTGCTTATTGA
- the LOC116187545 gene encoding EIN3-binding F-box protein 1, which yields MSKVYGFPGKRDFFRGDSICSNPKEPSLFLSLGRRVDVYFPPNKKSRVSAPIVFRENLVEPKVVSVEVLPDECLFEILRRLPGNQERSACACVSKRWLNLLSNIRRDELNADEVVLRTVGETVKEEEKEETQTESESDGYLSRILEGKKATDTRLAAISVGTAARGGLGKLLVRGSNTTRGVTDIGLRAVARGCPNLQVLSLWNVPCIGDEGLVEIAKGCPHLEKLDIRHCHSITDRCLVALAKGCPNLTEVTIESCRKVSNEGLQTLAKCCLNLKSVSVKDCPLVGDQGIAGLVSNASFVLTKLKLQGLNVTDLSLAVIGHYGKQVTELVLENLSNVSERGFWVMGNGHGLQKLRSLSVSSCQGVTDLGFDSIAKGCPNLKQLSVRRCSVLSDNGLVSFAKSAVSLEKLHLEECHRVTQYGLFGSIISSRETLKTLSVVNCFGVKDFDSSPPVVPSCESLRSLSIKNCPGFGDSNLVILGKICPRLQNLDLSGLCGITDSGLLPLSESCEDGLTRVNISGCVNLTDEAVTALCRNHGWGLEVLNLDSCPKIGDRSLGAISENCQLLNDLDVSNSAVSDLGMAALSRGDHLNLQILSVAGCHISDKSLPALKKLGKSLVGLNLQHCNGISRRSVNRLVEQLWKCDILY from the exons ATGTCGAAGGTCTACGGATTTCCTG GTAAGAGAGACTTTTTCCGCGGGGATTCAATATGCTCGAACCCCAAAGAGCCTAGCCTCTTTTTGTCCCTCGGTCGCCGCGTCGATGTTTACTTCCCTCCAAACAAGAAATCCCGCGTCAGTGCTCCGATTGTTTTCAGAGAGAACCTTGTTGAGCCTAAGGTTGTCTCCGTCGAAGTTCTTCCCGATGAGTGCCTCTTCGAGATCCTTAGAAGGTTGCCCGGGAACCAAGAGAGGAGTGCTTGCGCTTGCGTCTCGAAGCGATGGCTCAATCTTCTGAGTAACATTCGTAGGGATGAACTTAATGCGGACGAGGTTGTCCTGAGGACTGTTGGAGAGACagtcaaggaagaagagaaggaggAAACTCAGACAGAGAGCGAGAGTGATGGATATCTCTCACGGATCCTTGAAGGGAAAAAGGCCACAGATACCCGCCTCGCTGCAATCTCTGTAGGAACTGCTGCTCGTGGAGGGCTTGGCAAACTCCTTGTTAGGGGAAGCAATACAACTCGCGGGGTCACAGATATCGGTCTACGTGCTGTTGCTCGAGGATGCCCGAACCTCCAGGTTCTTTCCCTGTGGAATGTCCCTTGCATTGGGGACGAGGGCTTGGTTGAGATTGCCAAGGGTTGTCCCCATCTTGAGAAGCTTGACATCCGTCACTGCCATTCGATCACTGACCGCTGCCTGGTTGCCCTTGCCAAGGGTTGCCCAAACCTGACGGAGGTGACGATTGAGTCCTGCAGGAAGGTCAGCAATGAGGGCCTGCAGACTCTTGCCAAGTGCTGTCTGAACCTGAAGTCTGTTTCGGTCAAGGACTGCCCTCTTGTTGGAGACCAAGGCATTGCGGGTCTCGTCTCCAATGCCTCCTTTGTGCTAACAAAACTGAAGCTTCAGGGACTGAATGTGACTGATCTGTCTCTTGCTGTGATCGGACACTATGGGAAGCAAGTAACTGAGTTAGTCCTTGAGAATCTTAGTAATGTGAGCGAGAGAGGCTTCTGGGTGATGGGAAATGGCCATGGATTGCAGAAATTGAGGTCTCTTTCTGTCTCTTCCTGCCAGGGAGTGACTGATCTTGGGTTTGATTCCATTGCGAAAGGCTGCCCAAACCTCAAACAGCTCAGTGTCAGAAGGTGCTCCGTGTTGTCTGACAATGGGCTTGTCTCGTTTGCTAAGTCGGCAGTGTCCCTCGAGAAGCTCCATTTGGAGGAGTGTCACAGGGTTACCCAGTATGGGCTTTTTGGCTCGATCATAAGCTCTCGGGAAACCCTGAAGACTCTATCTGTTGTGAACTGCTTTGGCGTTAAGGACTTTGACAGTTCCCCTCCGGTAGTTCCTTCCTGTGAGTCCCTGCGCTCCCTGTCCATCAAGAACTGCCCTGGGTTTGGCGATTCCAACCTTGTTATTTTGGGAAAGATCTGCCCTCGCCTGCAGAATTTAGACCTCAGTGGGCTCTGCGGGATAACTGATTCGGGCCTCCTCCCACTCTCTGAGAGCTGTGAGGATGGCCTCACTAGGGTTAACATCAGCGGATGCGTCAACCTCACAGACGAGGCTGTCACTGCTCTGTGCAGGAACCATGGGTGGGGCCTCGAGGTCCTCAACCTCGACTCTTGTCCCAAGATCGGGGATAGGAGCTTGGGAGCAATCTCTGAGAACTGCCAGCTCCTCAACGATCTCGATGTCTCAAATTCTGCAGTCTCCGATCTCGGGATGGCAGCATTGTCTCGTGGCGACCACCTCAACCTCCAGATACTTTCCGTAGCTGGTTGCCACATTTCTGACAAGTCCCTGCCGGCCCTGAAGAAGTTGGGCAAGTCTCTTGTGGGTCTGAATCTGCAGCACTGCAATGGGATCAGCCGCCGCTCAGTTAACCGTCTTGTTGAGCAGCTTTGGAAGTGCGACATCCTCTACTGA